GATGATCAAACTGACTCGCTTGCTCAAAGAGACACTGGATGGATGCAGTTCTATGCAGAGAACAACCAAGAAGTTTACGACGGGGTACTGATGGCTTACAAAATTGCCGAGAATGTAAACTTACCAGCAATGATCATAGAGAGCGCATTTATCTTGAGCCACACCTATGATGTAGTCGAGATGATCCCCCAGGAACTAGTGAATGAATTCCTCCCGCCTAGAAAGCCCCTCTATAGCTTAGCAAACTTTGACGAGCCTTTCGCCGTCGGCGGGCTCGCAACTCCAAATGACTACTACGAGTTCAGGTACAAGATAGCGAAGGCTATGGAAGATGCAAAGAAGGTTATTAAAGAAGTTGGTAAAGAGTTTGGTGAAAGGTTCGGAAGAGACTACAGTGAGATGATAGAGAAGGCCTACATCGATGACGCAGACTTCGTGTTTATGGGAATGGGTTCACTCATGGGAACGGTTAAAGAAGCGGTTGACCTTTTACGGAAAGAAGGCTACAAGGTGGGTTATGCAAAGGTCCGCTGGTTCCGCCCGTTCCCAAAGGAAGAGCTTCTCGAGATAGCGGAGAGCGTGAAAGGAATAGCCGTCCTAGACAGAAACTTCTCATTTGGTCAGGAGGGTATCCTCTTTAACGAGGCTAAAGGATCTCTCTATAATACCAGTGCGAGGCCAATAATGAAGAACTACATTGTAGGACTTGGAGGAAGGGACTTTACGGTCAAAGACGTTAAGGTTATTGCTGAAGATATGAAAAAGATTATTGAGAGCGGTAAGTTGGATAGGGAAATTGAATGGTATCACCTTAAGAGGTGAGAGTGATGGAGGTTCCTGAGAATATTAAGAAGAGGCTCACCATTCCATTTGACGAACATTTTTATGCCGGCCACACGGCCTGCCAGGGCTGTGGTGCATCTCTCGGCCTTAGGTACGTCCTTAAAGCCTACGGAAGAAAGACTATAATTGTAATCCCAGCATGTTGTTCAACGATAATAGCTGGACCTTGGCCATACTCAGCTTTAGACGCTAACCTCTTCCATACTGCTTTTGAAACTACTGGAGCCGTGATTAGTGGTATTGAGGCCGGCCTGAAAGCTCTTGGTT
This is a stretch of genomic DNA from Pyrococcus kukulkanii. It encodes these proteins:
- the porA gene encoding pyruvate ferredoxin oxidoreductase translates to MEYKPIKKVVSGNYAAAYAALHAKVQVVAAYPITPQTSIIEKIAEFIANGLADIQYIPVESEHSAMAACIGASATGARVFTATSAQGLALMHEMLHWASGARLPIVMVNVNRAMAPPWSVWDDQTDSLAQRDTGWMQFYAENNQEVYDGVLMAYKIAENVNLPAMIIESAFILSHTYDVVEMIPQELVNEFLPPRKPLYSLANFDEPFAVGGLATPNDYYEFRYKIAKAMEDAKKVIKEVGKEFGERFGRDYSEMIEKAYIDDADFVFMGMGSLMGTVKEAVDLLRKEGYKVGYAKVRWFRPFPKEELLEIAESVKGIAVLDRNFSFGQEGILFNEAKGSLYNTSARPIMKNYIVGLGGRDFTVKDVKVIAEDMKKIIESGKLDREIEWYHLKR